The following proteins come from a genomic window of Nicotiana tomentosiformis chromosome 12, ASM39032v3, whole genome shotgun sequence:
- the LOC138903010 gene encoding uncharacterized mitochondrial protein AtMg00810-like, translating into MAMWRDTKLDWCLELDVNNALLHGDLDEEAYMKLPQGISVASTSSVSSGSPTLFKIKDLGLLNYFLGIEVCYLQSGILLSQKKFISDLLSEYKCADVSTIVSPLDMNHKLHSDVGELLPQPESYRSLVGKLNFLTHTKPYLYFVVQHLSQFLQRPRVPHMTAALHVLRYLKGTSNFGVLLNNYVDLSLLASCDSDWAACPESRRSVSGCCIQLGGSLISWKSKKQHVICLSSAEAEYRAMSKVVAELAWLVRVLFDLCLTTALPVPILCDNHAAIHIAKNPVFHERTIFLLVPN; encoded by the exons ATGGCAATGTGGAGAGATACAAAGCTAGATTGGTGTTTAGAG TTGGATGTTAATAATGCACTTCTGCATGGGGATCTGGATGAAGAAGCTTATATGAAACTTCCTCAAGGTATTTCTGTTGCTTCTACTTCTTCTGTTTCTTCTGGGTCTCCCACTTTG TTTAAAATTAAGGACTTGGGGTTGCTTAACTATTTCTTGGGTATTGAGGTCTGTTATCTTCAGTCAGGTATTCTTTTGTCTCAGAAGAAGTTTATCTCTGATTTGCTATCAGAATACAAATGTGCTGATGTTTCTACTATTGTTAGTCCTTTGGACATGAATCACAAGTTACATTCTGATGTTGGGGAGCTACTGCCTCAACCTGAAAGCTATAGGAGTCTAGTTGGAAAACTAAATTTTTTGACCCACACAAAACCATATTTATACTTTGTTGTCCAACATTTAAGTCAATTTTTACAGCGACCTAGAGTTCCACATATGACTGCCGCTTTACATGTATTGAGATACTTAAAGGGCACTTCTAATTTTGGGGTCTTGTTAAATAATTATGTTGATTTGTCTTTGTTGGCTAGTTGTGACAGTGATTGGGCAGCTTGCCCCGAGTCTAGGCGCTCAGTTTCTGGTTGTTGCATTCAGTTAGGTGGTAGTCTCATCAGTTGGAAGTCTAAAAAGCAGCACGTTATTTGTCTGTCCTCAGCTGAGGCAGAATACAGAGCCATGAGTAAAGTGGTAGCTGAATTAGCATGGTTAGTCCGCGTGTTATTTGATTTGTGTCTCACTACTGCTCTCCCGGTTCCTATTTTGTGCGACAACCATGCTGCTATTCATATCGCCAagaatccggtgttccatgagcgTACCATATTTCTACTAGTTCCCAACTAG